AAACAATTAACCAGTTCTTGGAGTAGGACAGTTTGTAAAGGCTAAAATCGCAGGTCTTCCTAAGTAAACATTACGGTACAAATTGAATACCTAAAGAGGTATTTACATGAATAGACACGCTGGATAAACTTGTATAGAAAGATCCTACTATTGGTTTATCGAAGTGTTATCATTGTTTGAGAAAAAGTTCATTAACGTTAATATAAGCTTTTTTAGAGCTTATAACCATTTAAAATGGTATATCAGACATTAAATCAAATAAAAATTACCTAAACGGTTAAAATATCTACTGAATGTTACCATATCAGTTAAGCAGATTTAGAACATGTGCTTCAATCACACATAATCTCTCTGATAAAAGACTTTACCCGTTGTTGAATGTTATTGGTTATTATAACCGTGAATAATTGTGGATTTAAATTGATGGATCTTTACTAGGCCTCACAGTTATAAAAATACGGATATTGGGAAAGGTTGTTAAGATGTGCGATAAGCCAACAAGGACAAAAATAGAAAACGGGCCTGGTTTATTTGCAATCAGCTGAAATAGTGATGAAAGAAAAATATTTATAGTTTATACAGCCATGTAAATCAGTTCAAAATACTTTTATCGAACACAATATCGGCTTACTAAAAATAAAACTTCTGGATCCTTATCAGATTTTAGGCCCGCTAAAGTACAAACAATGGTGGCAAATAACAATATGACTGCAATATTTCAAACAATAAAAACCAACTGAATTTTTCTTCTTCTAAGGTTTAGATAAGAGATTATCGAACTCTAATCTCGGCAAAACTAATTAAAGGTGAATTTCTTGATTCAAGCGATTTATTTTCCCTAGATATGCCCTAGTTTGACGGACACTAAGTTAAGATAGAAAAAATCTTAATTTAGTATATATGTCAAAGAGAAAGACTTACAGTAAAGAGTTCAAAGAAGAAGCCCTTCGTCTGGCATCTAAATCCGGTATTACGCAGGTGGCTCTGGATCTTGGCGTTCATCCTAACATGCTTTATGTTTGGAAAAAACAGCAAGAGCAACAAACGAACAAAGCTTTTCTTGGGCAAGGGAACTTAGCTGATCAGGAAATGATTAAACTGCAGAAGGAAAATGCATGCTTGAAAGAAGAGGTGGAGATCCTAAAAAAAGTAGCAGGTATCTTTCCAGATCGCTCCGGGAGAGATATTATGTGATTAACCAATTATCGGAACAGTATAGCACCAGAATTTTGTGTAAGGTATTATGTTGCAGTGTTAGTGCCTACTACAGCTAGATGAAGGGCGAATCCGGAAAGTGTGAACAACATAAGCGACGTTTAACAGAATTAATAAGGACCACATATTTCGGATCTAAAAAGACATATGGAAGTCCTCGCATTTATAAAACACTAAAAGCTGAATCAGTAAGCTGTAGTCGATCTCATATTATCAGGATCATGCAGCAACAGGGATTGGTTGGAATACAAAGAAGAAAGTTCTGTGTAACTACTGATGCTAATCATCAATTACCTATTGCTGATAATTGCTTAATCGCAATTTCAAAGCTGAAAAAGTCAATCAGAAATTGGGGATCCGACATCACTTACATCAGAACCAATGAAGGTTGGCTTTACCTGGCAGTGATAGTAGACTTATTCTCAGAAAGATAGTTGGATGGTTAATGGATAAAAACTTGAAGACAGACCTGGTTTTAACGGCATTAAGGATGGCAATCCGTTCCAGAAAGCCTAATCCGGGATTAATGCTTCATTCGGATCGTGGAGTTCAATATGCAAGCTATAAATATCAGTGTGAGCTTGTAAGGTTCAAAATAATATGCAGTATGAGCAGAAAGGGAAACTGTTGGGATAATTCGGTAGCAGAAAGTTTCTTTTCTTCTTTAAAACGAGAGTTGATCTATCCTGAAGGTATCTTTAAAACCGTCAATGATGCCCGCAGTGCAATTTTTAGCTATATAGAGGGCTTCTACAATACTAGTCGGAAGCATTCATTTCTAGGCTATCTTTCGCCCGATGAATTTGAATTAACCGGCCAAGAGCGGATATTGAAAAATGTAGCTTAACTAAGTGTCCGTATTTCTAGGTCAAGCCCCCCTTTACGCCTAATCATAAATTTAATGCAAATCATACAATTTTCCTCAAAAAAATTGTGATTATAGATAATCAAAACTATTCCTGAATGTTCTCTCTGACATAAATACTTTAATCTACATATTCAAAATGTAAAAATTCCCCCCCCCCTTTAACATATATACTATTTCTATTATAATACAATTTTTTCGCGATAATAATCAACACAAAATATCTTTTGTAGTTTTAGTTAAAATATTCTCAGCTCAGGATATTAATAATAACAAAAATTTAGCTACTTGTATGAAAAACAAAACATCTATTATTCTTAGTGTTATTGGTTTATTTAGTCTTCTTGGCGGATCGTTAGCGTTTAAAGCTCAACACAAATTTAATGGTGCTCTCTTTTGCTATACTAATGTGGGCTCCATCAATGCTAATTTTGAAATTGTGTACGCTCCAATACTAAGTGCAAGGTATTCTACAGCAGCCCCAATGGGTACCCTATTTTGCACTCTTCCTGCAGCATTGCATTGGTCCGGACAACCTATTTGGGATCTAAAAAAACTTATGGCAGTCCTCGCATTTACCATGCATTAAAGGAAGAATCTGTTAGCTGTAGCAGGTCGCACATTATTAGGATCATGCAGCAAAAAGGTCTAAAGGGTATACAAAAGAAAAAGTTCTGTGTGACTACCGAAAGCGCTCATGATCTGCCAGTCGCTGATAACCTGCTTAACCGAAATTTTAAAGCTGAAAGGGCTTATCAAAAATGGGTGTCCGACATCACTTACATTAGAACCAGTGAAGTTATATACTCCCCATTTATTAGACAGCAATAGGTGAATTATTAATTAAAGAATCAAATCTATTACTACTATTATAAACTTTCTCTTTTTTTGGTTCTTTTTTTCTCTTTGTTGATATCTGTGGATATGTGGATAACTTATCAGCTGCTCCATAAATCTCAGCAGGAGTCTTATATTCCAGGCCTTGATGTTTTCGTTCCCAGTTGTAGAATTCCACATACCTGTGAATTCCCTTGTATAAATCCAATGTACTATCATAAGCATTGAGATAGATATTCTCATACTTGATGCTACGCCAAAATCTTTCGATTGCGATATTGTCAGTGGCTCGTCCTACTCCATCCATGCTTAGGCGAATTTCAGCACCTAATACAGCTGTTGTAAAGTCTTCACTGGTAAACTGGCTGCCCTGATCCGTATTTAAGATCTCTGGTGCTCCATAAATAGAAATGGCCTTTTCAAGCGCTTCCAGACAAAATTCCACTGTCATGGTATTGCTGAGTGTCCAGGATAACAGATAGCGGCTATTCCAGTCTATAATCGCACACAGGTACATAAAACCCTTCGGCATTGGAATATAAGTTATATCCATACTCCAAACCATATTATTCCGGTCTATTTTCAGGTTCCGAAGCAGGTATGGATATGTTTTGTGCCACTTACATGCCTCACTTGTATTAGGGGCGGGATATATGGCCGAAATATCCATTTTCCGCATCAATCGCCTTATCCGCTTCACATTAACATGTAGCTCTGGTGTACTCAGATGTTTTGCCATGCGCTCTGCCCCAAAATAGGGATGTTCCAAATGCATACGGTCTATCTGCTCCATCAGCTCCAGGTTTAATTTGCTTTCTCCTTTGGGCTCATGGTAATGGCTGCTACGAGATACTTCCAGCAATTGACACTGACGTACAATACTGAGCTCATTGTCCTCCTTATTTACTAAAGCCATCTTTCCAGTTCTTCCCAAATGCCTGCTCAGATTTTTTTTTCAACCAGTCGACCTCTACCTTGAGTTGACCGATTTGCTTATATAGTTCGTCTTTTTCTTCCTGATGATCTGAGGCATCGCTACCTGCCTTCTTTCCCTGGTCAAACACATCCTCTGACCCTGATAGCAGTTGCTTCTTCCACTCTGTTATCTGAGTAGGATGTATATCATACTTCTCGGCCAGCTCTGCTAAGGTCAGCTGTTCCTTTAAGGCCTCGATAGCTACTTTCGCTTTAAACGCTGCATTGAACTTTCTTCTTCCCTTGTTCATATTGTAAATTTAAGATGTTTTTCCACTTAAACTTACTGTCCGTTTTTAGGGGAGTATTATAAAGGATTGCTTTACCTGGCAGTAATAGTTAATATATTCTCCAGAAAGGTGGTAGGATGGCCTATGGATAAGAGCATGAAGACAGGACTGGTTGTTGCAGCGTTAAGAATGGCACTCCGCTCACGAAAGTCGAAACCTGGATTGATACATCATTCAGACCGCGGAGTTTAATATACAAGTCATAAATATCAAAATGAGCTTACCAAGGTCAAAATGATCTGCAGTATGAGCAGAAAGGGCAATTGCTGGGGTAATTTTGTAGCAGAAAGCTTCTTTTCATCCTTAAAAAGAGAGTTGATCTATCCTGCAGGAGCCTTTACAATTTTCGATGATCTGTAGTGCAATTTTTAGCTATATAAAGGGGGGTACAATACGAGTCGAAAATACTCATATCTCGGTTATGTTTCCCCTGACGAATTTGAGTTAAATAGCCAAGGATTAATTTTGAAAAATGTAGTTTAACTAAGTATCCGTATTTCTAGGTCAAGACTAGAGTTTGATTTATGAATTCTCAGAATGACAATATTGAGTTGTCAGTGAGTCATAATTATTCCCTAATTAACATTTCAATTAAAGATTTTACCTAACCTCAATGAACAATTATGTGTAGCACATAAAATAATTGTGGCAATTAATACTATATTACAAGAACTATTTGTATTCAAGGTATCCTTTTTGCTCTCGTAATAAAAAACGCCCTCTCCTATGCCCTTACTAATCACATTTTAATATCTTCAGTTGTCTCCATTGTCAATGGCTTGTATACCCCTAAAATGAAAAACTTAATATTTTTAATATTTATACTTTCTTTTCTATTAGCGCCTTTTATTGTGTGTGGGCAATCATTAGATACGCTAAGAGGAATTATTAAAGATTCAATTGGACATCCCATTCCAGGAGCAAATGTGTGGGTATATACACAAGATGATTCGATACATAACATTAGCAATGATTACGGCCAGGTAAAATTTCCAATTATTTTTTCCGGTGGCATTTCCATAAAGATAACATCTTTGGGATACCAAGAGCTACGGTTGAATATGGAAGCAGGAAAAAATTTCTTCAAAGCAGTATTAAAGGACAAGCTTAATTTCTTAAAAGAGGTTGTAATTAAAGGTCTACCTCAAGCCGTGATAGTAAAGAAGGATACAGTTGAATACGACATAAGTCAATTTATCAGAACACCAGATGATGTTATCCAAGATCTATTAGAAAGATTACCAGGTTTACAAGTGAATCCAGATGGATCAATTAGTATGATGGGAAATAAAGTAGTAAAAATAAGAATTAATGGACAAGAATTTCTAATTGAAGATATAAAAACGTTAACGAGCATAATTCCAGCCAACCTAATTAATAAAATTCAATTAATAGATGACTATGGAGAAGAAAGCAGATTAACAGGACGAAGAGCTGGAGAGTCTCAGAAGATCATCAACCTTACTACAAAAAGTAATACTACTAATATTTATGTAGGAAGATTAATGGCTGCTAAAGGAATTAAAAATCTGTATTCATTATATGGCAATTTATTCAAATACAACAATCAACAATCAATTATGATATTATTATCAAATAATAATATTGGAAATTATTCAGGAAATGCAAATAATACAGAAGGAGAAATGTCGTTTCGTCATCAAATAGGTAAAGGATTTTCTATTAATTTGGGGATAAATCTTAAGAATAATAGTTATGATTATGGTTCAAATAGTGAATCTCAGACCACTACAAATGAGGGATTATTAATTACCAATAGTAATTCTAATGGAAATAATAAAAACAATAATTTTTCCCCTAAAATGGAAGTTATATTGGAACTGAATGAAAGAAATCATTTTAAATTTAATTTGTCTGGAAATTTTGACAGAACAGATAATTTGAATTCTATTACTGATCTTCAAACTGGATTTCAAAGAAAAGATGTATCTGTCGGTAACACTAATAATAATCAGTCAAATCAGGTAAATGGGAATCTGTTCTTTTCTCATAAGTTTAAAAAACCAGGTAGAGGAATGTACGTAGATCTTAATGCCGAGGGAGCGAATATAAGCGATGATCTGGATATTGCAAATGCTTTGAGGTTTTATCTAAATAACAATAGCTCTTATTATGATTCTACTCTCCATCAATTAATTATTGGGAAATATCATAATAACAAATATCAGGCACGCATTTCCTTTGTAGAACCAATTAAAGAAAAGAATAGTTTAGAAATAAGATATAGTTTTTTTGAATCTAATTCAGGTAATAAACGAAACACTAGTTGGATGGATGAAGCTGGGAAATTTACTTTAGTTGATTCTTTAAGCAATAGATATTTTTTTAAAATAATTCAAAATCAATTAGAATTAAACTTTCTCCAAAAAAATAAAAATTTAGAACTAACCTTTGGTGGAAGCATAAAACCCTACTCGCTAATCGAAAGTAATAAAAGAACTGGAATATTATTTTTCCCGGTTTTCCGGTTATTTTATAATCTGAAGAACTCTTCTTCTTTGAATATAAATTTCCTTGGAGATAATATTTTCCCTACTTTTCAACAGTTAGCTAACTTTCCAGACTATTCCAATTTACAAAATCCTGTTTATGGCAATCCAAATTTGAAAGTAGCAAGTAAATACGGAATATCTATAGGCTATATTAAGACTAACCCTAAATCAAGGTTATTCTTAAAGTTACAAGGCAATTTATTGCAAAAAAATATAGTTAGTAATATCTTCCTCATTGAAGATGCTTTCGGAAGCTTAAAACAGGAAACTCATTTTGTAAATGTAAATGGAACCTATTCCATTGACGGAAAAATTGGGTTTAGTAGTCAATTTAAAAAAAATAATAGAAGTTGGGCTATGGAGATGGGCAGCGGATACGCACATAATATCCTACTTTATAACAATAGTCCTAAATTTTCAAATAACTTAAGTGCTAATAGCCAAATTAGCCTTGATTATAGGAATGGCATATTGAATATATTCCCCAGTTTAGCATATAATTTAAGTAAAAGTAGTTATTCAATTTATGATAATAATTCGATTACAACTCAAAATATTAAAATTGGATTTCGAAGTATTCTTATTTTTTCTCAAACTTTTTCTATTGAAAGCACATTAACCAAGTTATTCAATTGGGGATTTGGGTCAGGACTAAGTCGTAACCCACTTATGATCGATACTAATTTTCATAAAAGATGGCTAAAAAAAAGGTTATGGACATCTTTGGAATGCTACAACTTGCTAAATGAAAGATCATCCATTTCTCAGGGAATATCTGGTAATGTAATTTCAGTTACAAGCTCAAATAATATTGGAAGGTATTTTCTAATAAAAGTAATATTTGATTTGAAAGCATTGTAATGTATAAAACTACCAAATCAAAACTTGTTTCGCCAATTTATATGATATTTATTTTTTGGAAGTGCCTCTGTTTAATCATCGGAATTATTCCACCATTGATTACTGATACCACAGTCATAAGCACTTAACGGCGGCTATTTTTTACGAATTATTAGTTAAAAATAAGTCAATATCTCCATTTAATGAATGTTATGATTTCTTAATTAGTGCAATTAAGTTCCTAATTAAGGAATCATAACATTCAATTATGCATAAGAAATTAACGTTATTTACTTTAGTACTGCTAGTTATAAGCAATTGTCTTCTTTCTCAGGGGAAAAAGGGTATAAATTTTGACGATAAATTGAGTTGGGATACAATTAAGGAAAAGGCTAAACGAGAAAATAAATATATTTTTGTTGATTGCTTTGCTACTTGGTGTGGTCCTTGTAAAATGATGGATGAGAATGTATATTCAAATGCTGAGCTTGGAGAAGAGTTTGATAAAAATTTCATTTCTATCAAATTACAAATGGATAAGAATCCAGCAGATAATGAATATACCAGATCCTGGTATAGTATAGCTGAAAATTTTCAAAAAGAATATCATTTGGTTGGTTATCCAAGTCTTCTATTTTTTTCTCCTAAAGGGAATTTGGTACATAGAGGAGTAGGTTATAAATCCAAGGAAGCTTTAATTGCTTTGTCCAGAGATGCTGTTAATCCAAACACACAATATGTAGGTTTAAAGAAAAATTATAAAGTCGGAAAAATCGCTAAATCGAAAGACGTTAATGCCCTTATTGATATTGCGATAGAGAATGGTGATAAAGAATTCGCAGAAGAGGTCGCAGTAAAATATAAAAAAGATTTCATTGATAAGTTAAGTATGGATCAATTATGTACTATTGATAACCTTATTTTCATAAAAAAACATTCAAATCTAGTTAATTCGCAAGACTTAGTTTTTTCTCTATTTAGAAATTCTCCGTCAAGATGTGACAGTCTATTGCCTGGTTTAGCAAAAGCAGTCATAAATTTAGTGGTCGAAAAAGAAGAAATTACTCCTCGATTAAATTACAAGGACCCTCGATTAACTAATTGGCAATTAATTGGTTCGAATATTAACAGGAAATATGGAAAGGATATTGCTGAAAAATTAGTACCTAACGCAAGAATGAATTTTGCATTTGAGACAAAAAACTGGAAAGAATATGCCAACTTAAAAGATCGTGAGCTTTTAAATAATGATTTTCCAGTTAACGATTCAAGCCTTTACGCATGGAACTTGAATATAGCAGCATGGAATACGTATTTAGTATGCGATGATTCAACTGTATTAGCTAAAGCATTATCTTGGAGTGACCGATCCATGCAGATTTTATCTGCGATGAAAGCAGATTCCGCAGAACAATA
This window of the Chitinophaga sancti genome carries:
- a CDS encoding transposase; translation: MSKRKTYSKEFKEEALRLASKSGITQVALDLGVHPNMLYVWKKQQEQQTNKAFLGQGNLADQEMIKLQKENACLKEEVEILKKVAGIFPDRSGRDIM
- a CDS encoding IS3 family transposase; protein product: MKGESGKCEQHKRRLTELIRTTYFGSKKTYGSPRIYKTLKAESVSCSRSHIIRIMQQQGLVGIQRRKFCVTTDANHQLPIADNCLIAISKLKKSIRNWGSDITYIRTNEGWLYLAVIVDLFSER
- a CDS encoding IS3 family transposase translates to MDKNLKTDLVLTALRMAIRSRKPNPGLMLHSDRGVQYASYKYQCELVRFKIICSMSRKGNCWDNSVAESFFSSLKRELIYPEGIFKTVNDARSAIFSYIEGFYNTSRKHSFLGYLSPDEFELTGQERILKNVA
- a CDS encoding IS3 family transposase encodes the protein MGSKKTYGSPRIYHALKEESVSCSRSHIIRIMQQKGLKGIQKKKFCVTTESAHDLPVADNLLNRNFKAERAYQKWVSDITYIRTSEVIYSPFIRQQ
- a CDS encoding IS3 family transposase, whose product is MALVNKEDNELSIVRQCQLLEVSRSSHYHEPKGESKLNLELMEQIDRMHLEHPYFGAERMAKHLSTPELHVNVKRIRRLMRKMDISAIYPAPNTSEACKWHKTYPYLLRNLKIDRNNMVWSMDITYIPMPKGFMYLCAIIDWNSRYLLSWTLSNTMTVEFCLEALEKAISIYGAPEILNTDQGSQFTSEDFTTAVLGAEIRLSMDGVGRATDNIAIERFWRSIKYENIYLNAYDSTLDLYKGIHRYVEFYNWERKHQGLEYKTPAEIYGAADKLSTYPQISTKRKKEPKKEKVYNSSNRFDSLINNSPIAV
- a CDS encoding transposase, whose amino-acid sequence is MNKGRRKFNAAFKAKVAIEALKEQLTLAELAEKYDIHPTQITEWKKQLLSGSEDVFDQGKKAGSDASDHQEEKDELYKQIGQLKVEVDWLKKKSEQAFGKNWKDGFSK
- a CDS encoding TonB-dependent receptor; its protein translation is MKNLIFLIFILSFLLAPFIVCGQSLDTLRGIIKDSIGHPIPGANVWVYTQDDSIHNISNDYGQVKFPIIFSGGISIKITSLGYQELRLNMEAGKNFFKAVLKDKLNFLKEVVIKGLPQAVIVKKDTVEYDISQFIRTPDDVIQDLLERLPGLQVNPDGSISMMGNKVVKIRINGQEFLIEDIKTLTSIIPANLINKIQLIDDYGEESRLTGRRAGESQKIINLTTKSNTTNIYVGRLMAAKGIKNLYSLYGNLFKYNNQQSIMILLSNNNIGNYSGNANNTEGEMSFRHQIGKGFSINLGINLKNNSYDYGSNSESQTTTNEGLLITNSNSNGNNKNNNFSPKMEVILELNERNHFKFNLSGNFDRTDNLNSITDLQTGFQRKDVSVGNTNNNQSNQVNGNLFFSHKFKKPGRGMYVDLNAEGANISDDLDIANALRFYLNNNSSYYDSTLHQLIIGKYHNNKYQARISFVEPIKEKNSLEIRYSFFESNSGNKRNTSWMDEAGKFTLVDSLSNRYFFKIIQNQLELNFLQKNKNLELTFGGSIKPYSLIESNKRTGILFFPVFRLFYNLKNSSSLNINFLGDNIFPTFQQLANFPDYSNLQNPVYGNPNLKVASKYGISIGYIKTNPKSRLFLKLQGNLLQKNIVSNIFLIEDAFGSLKQETHFVNVNGTYSIDGKIGFSSQFKKNNRSWAMEMGSGYAHNILLYNNSPKFSNNLSANSQISLDYRNGILNIFPSLAYNLSKSSYSIYDNNSITTQNIKIGFRSILIFSQTFSIESTLTKLFNWGFGSGLSRNPLMIDTNFHKRWLKKRLWTSLECYNLLNERSSISQGISGNVISVTSSNNIGRYFLIKVIFDLKAL
- a CDS encoding thioredoxin family protein — its product is MHKKLTLFTLVLLVISNCLLSQGKKGINFDDKLSWDTIKEKAKRENKYIFVDCFATWCGPCKMMDENVYSNAELGEEFDKNFISIKLQMDKNPADNEYTRSWYSIAENFQKEYHLVGYPSLLFFSPKGNLVHRGVGYKSKEALIALSRDAVNPNTQYVGLKKNYKVGKIAKSKDVNALIDIAIENGDKEFAEEVAVKYKKDFIDKLSMDQLCTIDNLIFIKKHSNLVNSQDLVFSLFRNSPSRCDSLLPGLAKAVINLVVEKEEITPRLNYKDPRLTNWQLIGSNINRKYGKDIAEKLVPNARMNFAFETKNWKEYANLKDRELLNNDFPVNDSSLYAWNLNIAAWNTYLVCDDSTVLAKALSWSDRSMQILSAMKADSAEQYLDTKARILYKLGHISKALENEQKAIEVGMRKAQKSGGGKSIFYNEFSAVLEKMKNGESISN